The Setaria viridis chromosome 9, Setaria_viridis_v4.0, whole genome shotgun sequence sequence agtgtttggttcgtgctaaggtaatgtaaacgcaaagggaatcagattacatTGTATTTAGAGGTGGAAtaggtgattgccctctttgtttggttgcactctggtaacgtaatcagattactgtgtgggtgctatatctgattacggtgggggaggaggggtaacaagcttgtatagatattatttaggtaagggattcgattacagtgtcaattgattacaaaccaccgcaaccaaacatatgtaataggattcgttaccttcagtaatcagattacattacatttgagccaaccaaacactaccttagcTTCTCCGCGAGCGCGCCGACCTCGTAGCCGGCCAGCTGCTTCCCGGCGAAGAACGCCGGGTTGCCGAACCTGCCCTGCATCTGCGCCATGACTACGATGCTGGGTTCGTCGGTCACGACGACGCCGGACGCCGGACGATCGATTCCTCTCAGACGGCTTCGCTGGCAAGTAGCTGCGTGTcacaacaagaacaagaactctTCTTCTCCAGGTTTGTTCCTCGTGGAGAGCTTGGGTTGGGTCGGCGGGTAGATGGCCCAAATACGAATAATAATCGAATTAATAGCTTTATAAATTGAAAAAATACGATTACAAATCGCCCAAAACGATAATGCTCCTATAATATTCTACTCCTACATGCTAGCGGTGACGAACGCAGCTTAGTCACTGGCGTTGGGCCCCACGCAGGCCTTAGCCTCTGGGCTCCAAAGCCACTGCACCAAGAACTTCCTCCCCTTCCTGCCGTTCACATTCCAGCTCCTCCCCTGCTTGTCCACCGCCACCTTCCCGgcgtacccgccgccgccgcccgtcccgtACACCCCCTCGCAGAGGTCAGCGATCTCGGTGGGCGCGGTGGGGTCCTCCCCGGCGTACCACGCGTTGATGAGCGGGTTGGTGGCGAGCTCGGCCAGCTCGTGCGCGATGACGCTGACCATGCCGTCGACGCCCGCGTCACCGTTGGGCGGGCGCAGCGCCGCCATGCCGCTCCGGGACATGTAGGACGGCAGCGCGAACGGGTAGGCGCAGACGTCGGCGCAGCGCCCCCCGCTGTGTCCGACCCACGCGTAGGGGAGCGTGTGGCCGACGAGCGACGGGAAGGTGAAGTAGTGGAAGCCGCAGACGGCGCGGCAGAAGTCCTGGACGCCGACGCCGGGCGCCGTGAGCACGAGGTAGGCGCCGCCGCGGGTGTCCGCGGGGAGGTGGCCCGCGGCGACGGTCGAGGCGAGCACCCGCTGGATGTCGAGGCGGGAGAGCGAGCGGCCGAGCGAGGCGGACTCGTCGGCGGCCTCCCCCGCGAGCGCGACGCGTCGGGTGACGTTGGCGAGGGTCTGGTCGGCGTAGAGCGCGGCGGTGGCCCACCAGTCCGCAACGGAGggccgcggcggggacgggTCGGAGATGGAGAGGAGGAAGTCGCGGACCGGGGCCTGGTGCGCGGGGTCCCAGCGCCCGTACCAGAGCACGTagaggcggagcggcgcggcggagagGACGGGACCCATGTGGTACCGGAGGTCCACCAGGTCGGAGCTGCCCTCGTACTTCTTGGACGCGCCGAGGAgcgggtcgccgccgcggccgtgagGGTACGGCGTGGCCGCCATCGCTGTGAAGAGAATGCCAGGGAGCaagaggaggacggcggcggcgagcgccatTCCGACCTGTCTGAGCGCTCAGGTGCTTGTGTTACTGTGACTGTGAGTGagtgaagagagagaggagcatGCGGCGAGTGTTATAAAGGAGGGGAGAGCTAGCGCCTAGCGGTGGTGGGAGGCAGGATGGCAGGGTGGGCTGGCAACTGGCACCGATGGGATTGGAGGTGGAAGCTGGAGACAGCTGCTTGCATGCAATCGCGCGGTTGCTGAGTGAGGCCGGCGCATGGACGCCTGAGAGAGTGACTGAGGGGAGAGTGATGCCGTGGCCCGTGAGTTGGTGGCGGAGTCATGCCTGAACAATGGGCAGCGAGGTATGGATACGTCACGCACGAAGAAGCCCTTCAcaaattcaaaccaacttgATCTCGAATGAACAAAACTGGGCGAAATTCGAATTGTTTGGAAAAATTTCGTCGATTTCGTTGGGTTATTTACCAGTGCTATCTCGAGCTCTCAACAGGGTTCTCCCGGTGACCGGCCGGCAGAGATTTTCCCCGCTACTCGCGAGCAACTGATGATCGATGaacgaaactgagaaggaatagTGGTCAGGAATGTTTTCTGCGGTGCACCTGATTCGTGAACCGGGTCCAGCTGGGGCGCGTGCTCATTTGCTGCTACAGGGTTTCGCCACTGTCCAGGAAAGCGACGAAGGAGAGGAGGGCCGAGGGCGTGTCCTCTGCCCTGAGTCCGATCCAGAGGTGTGGGACAGCGGCCGGCAGGGCACCGTACCCTCGCATGGACCATGGAGGTGGTTGGCTGCGTTCATTGCAAGATCAGGACGATCGCAGCTAGCTGCATTGCACCGCGGTACAAGGATCCTTCCGTGTCGCGCAGGCGCAAAGCACATGCGAGATATTTTGCTCTGTTGCTTCCCGCAAGCGCAGCTGCTTTTTGTTCGAACTGCTCAGGTGGTCGCGGTCCTTCCCGTTATGGTTTGCCCGTCTCGCGGACGCGTTTCGATTCAACGAACAGGATTAGGCGTTGTTTAGTTCACACCCAAAtctcaactttggcactataaaaaagaagattccccatcacatcaaacttgcggtacatgcatgaagtactaaatgtagacgaaattaaaaactaattgcacagtattgttgtactttgcgagacgaatcttttaagcctaattagtcaatatttggacaataattcacaaatacaaacgaaacgctacagtgttgctacagtaattttgccACTCCAAAgttaggcaactaaacaaggccttacaGTTTCTCCGCAGGAGCAGACGTGTACCCACGTACCCCAACAGTACATTTTTTTTACAGGTACGCACACTTGCCACTGCGAACACGTACGAAACCCTACTCCTATGAGTACCTCCGAAACATTGGGTcggcaaatcctcgagattgatgaagtcaccattGACGCCTCGCTATCGACGGGCATAttacctaccactgaaagaatagcgcgTGTTAAATTCTAGAATAAATTCATAAAAATGTGAGCACCAGTGCCGAGTCGAGAACTCGAACTTTGGTGGGCACGTTCCACCACAAGAAATCTTACCAGCTGAGCTAAGTGTTTCTAACTTCAGAAGTGTTAAAGCACATAGACGTCCGATAAGAGTACTGCTCTATCGAACACTTTCAAGGTCATTAGATATGAATCAAATGGATATGCTTTGTTCCACGTAACTACATGCTAAGTAAAGTCATGGTGTTAATAAAGGCCGCATCTGCATCGTTGGCTCCCACAAGCCGTCGCTCCGAGACTCCACCAGTGTCATGAGAGTAACTTTGCACATGGCTCATCTGCGGGCAAAGAGAGGCCACATTAgaaggcaaaaaaaaaggaaaaaaagttgCAATATCTTAAAACAACTACGTACTGGACAGAGACAGAATCAGGAACTTCATCTGCGAGTGGAGTGAGAATCTTTTGAGTTGTGCGGGCCAGGAGGTGTTGATCAAGGCAACTGCACAGGTGGTGCCGACCTTCTGTATGAGCTGTTTTAGATTGCCGGCACCAATTTGTTAGAAGATGACAACTTACATCTCCAATTATTGGTAGGGTAGCTCTATGGATGATATAAGATCCATTGATTAAGGTGGAACAAGCTTACTGACCTCAAGGAAGAAGGTGGCATGGGCTATAGAGACATGGCCATGTTAATCAGGCCATGTTAATCAGGCCATGTTAGGGAAACAAGGATGGAGGCTCTTAACTCGTCCTAAGGTGCTATGCTCAAGGGTCTTAAAGGGGAAATACTACCCAAATTCTGATTTCCTTGCAGCATCCAGAAGGAGGAAGAGTTTTGAGGCGTGGAGAGTGATACTGCATGGCAAGGATGTTCTGAAAAGAGGTGTTATTAAGCGAATTGGCCCAAGATTTTTGGTGAATATTTGGGAGGATAACTGGATCCATGGGACAACTTCAATGAAACCATTGGTTCAACTACCGGGAGCAATGGTTAATATGGTGGATGAGTTATTTGATCCAAGTGGTAGACAGTGGAATGAGCCACTGATTCGAAGCTCCTTTGTATGTGTAGATGCTAATGAGGTTTTGAAAATTCAACCAAGCCGCACGATGGATGTCGATGTGCTTGCCTAGGCATATGAAAGATCTAGCAACTATTCAGTTCGATCGGCATACCAATTGCTTAAGAAGGAGTCATGACCAGTACATGATGCACATGGTGTGGGGGGCATGTCAAGCAATGGGCAATGGTGGAAGGTGCTTGAAAAGCTCAAGGTTCCACCAAAGGTGCGGATCTTCTGGTGGCGTGTGATCAATGGGTTTCTCCCATCGAAAGCAGAGTTGAGAAGAAGGCACATCATTGAGGAAACTCATTGTGAGGCCTGCGGGAATCCGGTGTAGAACTTGTTTCATATTATTGTTGATTGCCCATAGGCTCGTCGGTTTTGGGCGGCGGCACAAGATGCCACTAGAAGGAAGCTCCCGGAGCTGCATCCAGAGTCCTGGGCAAAAGACTTATTGGCCGGCAAGGTATGCTCTTGGGAGGATGCGACGCTGTTTATGTGTGGTGGATGGTCACGTGGACCAACCGGAATGGCCGTGATCATGGAAGGAGTCGCTGGAATCCGAAGGCGGCGATGAAGCATGTTGCCAACATGGTGGAGGACCTAGTGTGCCTGGGAGCAATGGGAGTGCGGAGTAACCACAGACCACAGGAGAGCTGGCATGCACCTAAGGAAGGTTGGGTGAAGGTTAATTCAGATGGTGCTTTTGAGGCTTGGATAGGGGTTGGATCGGGAGCAACGGTTGTGCGTGATCACCTTGGCTAGGTGCAGGCGGCGCAAGCGCGCTAGCAGGGCCAAGTGGATGACGCCCTGATGGCAGAGGCATTGGCAGCACGGGATGGACTAGAGCTCGCACATGAACTGGGTTACATGCGGGTGATCCTGGAGGTGGATAACTCCATGCTGGTGAATGCACTGAAGGAGATGATGGCGGACAGGTCGCAGATTGTTGGTCTCTGGCATGACATTAGAGAGCTTAGTagattgttttcttcttttcaagTGTGCTGAGTTTGGCAGGACGCGAATCATCTAGCTGATAGTTGTTCAAAGTTTCCCTTTGTTGATGCCCTTGTGCATGTCTGGTGTCGTTGCCTACCGTCTTAGCTGATGGAGGTAGCGGCCAAAGATTGTAATACTCTACCTCTAAATGAATGAAAGCTctcggttttccttaaaaaaaagaactttaCTAGCTGAGCTAAGTGTTTCTAACTTCAGAAGTGTTAAAGCACATGGACATTCAATAAAAGTAGTGCTTCATCGGACAGTTCCAAGGTCGTTAGATATGAATCAAATGGACATGCTTtgttccatgtaactaccgaagTCATGGTGTTAATAAAGACCGCATATGCATTGTTGGCTCCAACAAGCCGTCACTCCGAGACTCCACCAAGCGTCATGAGAGTAACTTTGCACATGGCTCATCTGCAGGCATGGAGAGGCCACACGAGAAGgcaacaaaaaaggaaaaaaataaaaaaagttgcaATACCTGAAAATAACTTATGCAACGCCACAATTTAAAAGTAACAACATAAAATCGATCATGCAACATCAACCAGTAAACCCGATGAAACATCTCAAATCACCTCGTGCAACATCAAAAAGGGCAAAATTTGCTGCGGGACACTGTGATAACATCGAATTGGCTAGTGCACACCGAAAACACTCAAATTGGCCGAGTACCATTACGAAATCATGGTTCTTAGCTATAGCACACCTCAGAGATTATAATACTCATTTTTCTAatttgaggagagagaaggtgATGGAATTGTCCTTTTTTGCCCTCATCTTCAACCTCCACCTCGCATTCTCTATTCTTCCCATCACCGGCAAGGTTCGGCATCATCAGCGCAGGGCAACGGTCAGGTTGGATCAAGGGTGTCGAGCCGTGCGCGCGGTTGTGGCGGGTCAGTTCGTGGATGCAGATCCTTCTTCGAGATTAAGCTCGTGCACACGTGGTATGGACAGCGGTGGCACTGGATGCCCGTCTTACTGGAGCTCCGGCAAGCAGGGATTATAGGGGACTTGCGAAATTGGGAGAGAAGTGTGTGGTGGTAACATTTTGGGGTACCTCTAGCGCTCATCGAGCTAGCGGTGGCGGCGACAATTGGAGCCACTGCCTGGGGTTTGCTTGCAGATCATACGTGTTGTGCCGACCCATACCTCCCCACCTGATTTCCCATGTATGTGTCGAGTGCCTGTGCTGATCCTTAGTTAGGTGCTACGTTGCCCCTGTGTTGTGTGGCTTTATAAGGACCAAACACTTCATCATCTCCAGCAGC is a genomic window containing:
- the LOC117836464 gene encoding protein EXORDIUM-like 5; amino-acid sequence: MALAAAVLLLLPGILFTAMAATPYPHGRGGDPLLGASKKYEGSSDLVDLRYHMGPVLSAAPLRLYVLWYGRWDPAHQAPVRDFLLSISDPSPPRPSVADWWATAALYADQTLANVTRRVALAGEAADESASLGRSLSRLDIQRVLASTVAAGHLPADTRGGAYLVLTAPGVGVQDFCRAVCGFHYFTFPSLVGHTLPYAWVGHSGGRCADVCAYPFALPSYMSRSGMAALRPPNGDAGVDGMVSVIAHELAELATNPLINAWYAGEDPTAPTEIADLCEGVYGTGGGGGYAGKVAVDKQGRSWNVNGRKGRKFLVQWLWSPEAKACVGPNASD